The window ttaggtaatattttttcttcatggctgtgttctcaTGCAAAATTGTGAGTCAGTCCACTcctttggatgagaagcagcatctcaagatgctttactgttggcacgagacaggactgatggtagcatcaccctttcttctccagacaatcatttttccagatgctccAATAAATTGGAAAGggacttcatcagagaaaatgactttaccccagtcctcagcagtccaatccctgtactttttgcagaatatggGTCCATTTTTGATGTGTTTTCTTGGAGTGAAGTGGCTTTTTTTGATGCCCtgcttgacaccaggccatttTTCTAAGGTCGgcattgcaaaaagcattttgctGCATGTCATACTATGTatgatgtgacaaaaaaaaaaaggatttggtCCCATATACTTATCATTGTACCCTATAGCACTTGTTTTTTAGTTCTTAAAATGTTTAAGTTaactcattttatttcatatagtGAAGACAATATGAAAGTATATGATCTGAatgttttacacaaaaattaGAGCCCTTAACATTTGTAATTATATTGATGTCGGTGGTGTTGTGGATCAAGATTGACCTGTACATTGACaaaattgtatttctttttaaagagaTGGTGCAAGAAAAGCTGAAACGTTGCCTTGATGTCTGGTACGCCCTGGAGCCATTTCAATGAGGTTCTTCATCTATACGCTGCATTGGGCTCCAAATAGGCTCAATTAAGACGAAATAGCACCTTTTGAGAATTCAATTGAATCATAAACAGCAAATATCTTGCTCATGTGAACAAATGCTACTAGACAACGAAACTAAGAAATCCCACCCAAACCCCATTTGAAGATGCCAATGTTCCTTTTCAGTCAAAATGTATCTGGTGCgatttttaaagtaaagtttgTATTCCATTGGGACCAGCTTTGAGTAGCATGCCCATGTGGGAGCCATATGGGATTCACAGAACAGTCCCAGTCAGGATTTTCAAGGTGTACTTTTTACATACCTAAACTTTAATTTGACCAAAACACATTATAAAAGGTTAACTATGAAGTGGTCTGAGAAGGAAAAGGAAAATTAATTTGCAAGCTGTAGCTCCCTAGACCGCATAACGTTGCAAAGCGCCATTAAATTCAAATGCACACAATACCGCACAACCGCAAATAAAACAGTATGAttgtgtgaaatttttatttttttttctccaactGAAAAACCGCCATTACTCCATCTTCAACAGAAACCACAGCAAGTTTAATTTCATGAAGGTCCTTTGCTGCTTAAAGTGCTGGCAAGTCAGCAAAACAAGGATGCAAGAGAAGATGTTAAGGGGCCGGACGTCGCAGAGGCTCATTTGAAGACTTTGCCTTGGTTGAAAGCCTTTCCAACATGCTTAAATTCCCCCTCCCAGGCAAAGTACTCCTTCACCATGGTCTTGCACTCTTCACTGTCCACGTCCAGCTTCCTCCAGGCGTATGACTCGTAATCGATCTGCCAATCGTCGCTGAGCTGCAAGAGAAGGTCAATTTCACAAGGGCTTAACCGAAGGGTGCAACAGTTCTGAAAACTAGacatacagagcagcacatttctatacatttttaaaaattgtattgtaaATGTTAGATGTGCAAAAATTCACGTACAGTGAAGGCCAAGTCCTGGCCTCTGAAAACCCAAACGCCAGAGATGATACTGTCATTGTTTGTGCCGAAGAGGAGAACACTAGCGAAGGCATTCTTACGGAGCTTGTCAAGGCGCTGGAACATTCCTGCAAGGAAATAAAATACTTCTTGAGTCTCAAACGGGATAAATGTGATCGTAAAAGAAGGTTCAGAAGACACCAGGTCTTCTGTTGATCTTACCTGTGATGAGATTGCAGCTCATAAACGTCTGGGTCAGTTCCTTGGGAAAGCGGTATTCTGCGTACCAAATGGAGAAGCCCTCACGGTCAAAGTGCTCCCAGAAGTAGGGCAATGCCACGGACATGGTGTCCTCGTTGGAGTACTTCCTCTTGAACTCATCCAAGACAAAGGCGCTAGAAGAAAAGGCAACTGCAGAGTTAATACCTTGAAAAACGTTACACCCTAGGTGGGGCATACACACAACGATTAGGTTTTATGGTGCGTTTAATCAGGTTTCTATTTATGAAACAAATTGCtctgaggaagaaaaaaaatatataatgtgatAACCCAAATGTTGGGCTAAAAGGTGCAATGCACCAGACACCAGGAAGATATTAAAACTGAAAAAGGGTAGTCTGGAAAGCTGGGAGGTCCAGTGTTACGGTCATGTGACTTTTCTCGCCCAGGTGAAAAGTGGATGAAGCAGCCGGTACGGAGTGCGCACTGGCACACTTGACACTACATGAACGGTCTCCTTTCGACAGGGCCAAGTCACTGCTTCAGTAACATCTGGAGCCCAATTACTTATAttgatggcagtggtggcctatcggttaaggacgtggcctttcatggctgcacaccaagggttgtgggttaaaagcagaggatcaCAATTGACACTCCCTCACTTTTTTTGAAATATactaataaactttttttaatgtttaaaaattgcACCACTTGACCACTTACTCAGTGCAGAGGGTATGGTAGTGGGTTAACAAACCAGCCTATGAAgcagaggaccacaaagtcacaggttcaaaccccacttactaccattgtgtccctgagcaagacactaaaccctaagttgctccaggaggaccatccctgtcactgctgattgtcgCTCGCCATAAAGTgtaaaaaatagatattttatttttaaatattattccaCGACTTTaattactctaaggcaaattcTCTGAAACttctgtgcaaatgtaaaaaataaataccttTCCCAGGAAATTGTTAAATTAAACTTAACAACCCCGAACAGCTTAACTTAGTGTTCCTTCGAAGTTTGAGCAGGTCCGAGCCCCAATAAAATGGACCCAATCAggtgtaatttacatgactcaAAAAGGGGACGCACGGCAGGTGCTGgaatattgtaaaaatgtaagcACATTACGCACACAGCACCATGTGAAGTGGTTCGCTAgataaagccagcaaagatactggAGACCTGCATTGTTTTTCTATCTTTAAAACTTGGAGTCTTACAGGAACTAAGTATTTCCGGTTATACGTTCATGTATCAGATTTCAACGACTTctccattttccaaaaaaattccatgacttttcccaGATTCAAGGAAACCCCTGGAATTTTAAGTGTTACATTTATGAGGATCGTCACACCTTTCCTGGCATATGAAGGACTTGTATATTTGTTATAATTGGCCGTTTTGTACAGCGCCACCCAGGGTTCTCAGGAAGTGACCTTTTAGTATTCCATATCGTGCTCGGATAAAAGCTCATCAAAATCACGTGAGAATTTGGGCAGAATTTAGTCAAGAATTTCCACAATGGACGATCATATGTTGAACTGTGACTTAATGCAGATGTTTCAAACACGGTATATGTCTTTTCTAATTAACATCCCTGttctaaaatgcataaaaatatttatttgcgtTCTACCAAATGTTTATGCCCAGCTCTTTACCACATCCCACAAACACCATCAAGACAGGTTCAGCATTCCACTTGTCAATCTTGGAAGATATAACTGAAGATGCTTCAAATTGCcctctgacattttttttatatattttttaaactgcCTGCTTCTTGCTGAttagggtttaaaaaaaaaaaaaaaaatcaaataccgcacacgttgtTTTAATCCTGTGTTCCCTGCAACTGGTTCCTGAAACCATGCGCAAATATTCCCCTTGGGACCAGGCGGGCGTTTCTGCTGCAGTGGCCGTGTTCTAATGATGGCATCCCGGACCGCATGAATTCCACCCGGTTCGTTAGAATTGGATCAATGGAGTCAAATCGCCAAGATGCGCATCTATGGAAAATGCCCCATGGAATCAGACACCCCGTGACATGACTTTCATGCCACAAGAACAAAATTTaaggttttatttgtgtttaaattAAGGTTCTTTTTAATGACCATAGAACCCGGTTTTAAGTACCTCTTAGGAAGGTGTGCAAAGGGGTCCTTGGTTTTGGGCTCAGCAGCCAGTGCAGCTTCACACTCATCCATCTCCTCCACATCAGGGGCAggtttcttctcctctttcttcttctccttttccttCTTGTCCtgaggctgctgttgctgcttgCCAGCATCAGCTTTGCCtcccttctccttcttctgagGGACTTCTTTCTTGGGCTGCATCTCAGCAAATGTCttagctataaaaaaaaaaataaaaaaaaaacactaataatTTTAAGGGTTCTTTGCTATGATTTTTTGGTTACATAAAATCTGTATACGTGTATATGACTCAGCAGCTGACCAAGCCCCACCCACCATTTAAATTTTTACCCAATCATGcttcacattttacattcaaaatgtcatttggccagaacattttaatttaggGACCTTCGCATGCAAGTGCAGGAACCGCTGTTCTAGCAAACTGCTCAAATGACATTCCATCACTGCTGGGAGAAGAAATGCAAGACTTCTGACACCTCTGGTTATTAATCATTCCCAAGGACACGCTGCACCAGAACATACAGCGCACAAAACCATTTGTtcccaaaataataataataatgagaccATAACACACAATACAGGGGGAACATCCCAGAATcaaataaaaaggtaaaaaattaAACcggtgtatttaaaaaataataataaaacatttaaaaagcagaacacaaAGGATTATATAGAACAGTTTAATCTCTGCTGTAATTACAAAAAGTCTGGTCACTGGTTCAGTTCAAAAATATGattgcagaataaaaaaataaaaaaaaataaaaaaaaatcccaaaatttGTGATGTTcaccacaaacacattttgttattgcCCCGTCCAGCAATTCCCACTTATAAAGAATCACTACCTGACAAAGCTTGACCATTAAAACTGATAAAATCACAGGTAAGACATTCCTACCCAGTGTATAGTCTTAAATTTAACACTTTAACCCTACTGCAGAATGCAGGAAATATTTTGCCTTCATCAAAAActcaaaaaatatacatttttaaaatgtatcagGTGACTCACCATCAAACTGAGCCATCTTCTCACACAGCCTCACCTCCCCCAGGACGGCCTTGAACTGCGGCTGGTTGATGCAGGTGACGAACCAGCGAGTAACGTTGGGGTAAGGCTGGCGGAAGGCAGGCTCCAGCACCTTGGCAAgtagaaataaaataagagtGGAAAGTTTAACCCACCAGGCCTGACTAGCGCACCCCCCCCCACTCAAGTCAGTCCATTTGTTCACCTGTTTGTATAGCCAGAGCAGAGAGCAGACCACGGTGATGTCAGCCAGACTCACTCGCTCCCCAACCAGGAAGGTGTGGGTGTTCAGGTGCTGATTCAGGACCGCTAGCACGCGTTTCACCTCCTCTTTGGCCTGCTCTGTGGCCTACAGATAGAAAAAGGTACCTTTCAAGGCCTCAAACCCAGATGCACCccctcaatttaaaaaaaaaaaaaaaaaaaaaacttacaactTTGTGACCTCACGCAATGGTttacacttcactttaaattgagCAAGTTCTCATTTTCACGACATTCTAACACGCAAGGACTTACTGGTACATTAGTTATAAATCTGGTATGTGAAGTGCAAACACCGACCTGCTTGTTGTACTGCATGATTCCCAGGGTGGGGAAGACCCAGGCGCTGGCAGGGGGGATGATCTCTGAGTCGGCGAAGCTCACCCACTGCAGCACCTGAGCACTGGACTGTGGGCTGCCGCCACGAAGGGCATCGCTGCTCactaaaatagaaaaaaaaaaaagttacgaCCAGTAAAATTTAAGTAGTTACGACCAGTCATATGTAAAGATGTGCGTAGTTACAGTAGTGAGCAATGGCGTTGCTCTCGAACAGACAGAAGCCATCGTCACCCTGGAAAGCCGGAACCTGGATAACAAGAAGGTGgcttcagtgcaaaacaaagacataaaaaaatgcatggatGCCCGGAGCGAGGCTGACACCCACCTTGCCCAGGGGGAAGTTGTTGAGGAAGGCAGGGGCGCGGTTGGTCTGGCCAAAAGTGAAGGCAGGGGCGCTGGAGGCTACCTTCAGCTTGGCTCCGCTGTACTGGGCAGCAATCTGGGCCTTGAAGGCCCTCCAGTTCTCTGGATATGTGTAGAGTGTCTGCAGGATGGaggttgttttatttttttaaagacagaGTTCCCAGCCTcgtataatattaaaattattacacCGTATAACCGTGAATGAATGGGGACGCCTGACGTCCTGGTGCAAAGACTAAAAAGCAGATGGCGAATCGCACCGATCTTAAATACGAACTAGACGCGCTGATGTTGAAATAAAGCGCATGGCAGGCGTTAGCAGCTTTCTGGGGTCTCTGGGGTCGTCCACGGCTCCGCGCCACCGCCGCGAGGGGAACGTGGCGGCGAGCCGCTATCCGGCCACACGCACGACTGCGTAGCGGTGCCGTAGGAGACGGGGGGGAAGCGCACAGAAAGACAGGATAAAATGGGCACAAAAGCGTCTCGACGGAACCGCAGCCGCTTTGGTTTCGTGTCGCTCGTTCCGGAAATAAGGCG of the Denticeps clupeoides chromosome 18, fDenClu1.1, whole genome shotgun sequence genome contains:
- the eef1g gene encoding elongation factor 1-gamma, whose protein sequence is MAAGTLYTYPENWRAFKAQIAAQYSGAKLKVASSAPAFTFGQTNRAPAFLNNFPLGKVPAFQGDDGFCLFESNAIAHYLSSDALRGGSPQSSAQVLQWVSFADSEIIPPASAWVFPTLGIMQYNKQATEQAKEEVKRVLAVLNQHLNTHTFLVGERVSLADITVVCSLLWLYKQVLEPAFRQPYPNVTRWFVTCINQPQFKAVLGEVRLCEKMAQFDAKTFAEMQPKKEVPQKKEKGGKADAGKQQQQPQDKKEKEKKKEEKKPAPDVEEMDECEAALAAEPKTKDPFAHLPKSAFVLDEFKRKYSNEDTMSVALPYFWEHFDREGFSIWYAEYRFPKELTQTFMSCNLITGMFQRLDKLRKNAFASVLLFGTNNDSIISGVWVFRGQDLAFTLSDDWQIDYESYAWRKLDVDSEECKTMVKEYFAWEGEFKHVGKAFNQGKVFK